The Neospora caninum Liverpool complete genome, chromosome X genome includes a region encoding these proteins:
- a CDS encoding putative ubiquitin carboxyl-terminal hydrolase has translation MFSAVRHPGHASRTSSRPSGRRSLSRSSSSTTPSVSVPLPLSPAGAARRAVVGLRNFGNTCYCNAPLQVLFSCRQFCEYFLARLNPRKDVNPFSPYRGRLVEAWVSLLRQIYGSGCGDSDGDSSDDLRSRPEAGHERRSGLRCSRYRQGASLVSHRGSAQADTFARTDSGSRAASRPRGALLGGEGPASSALAGGASRSCLRLLELLRRQHAQFAEFQQCDAHEFLRTLLDGLSAECNRAAWKAGGAHASAAGRDRPSAAVHLADSLEDIKGEDPARTSERFWAVNLARESSVVTDLFAGQLVTRIECEECKQKRHRFDAFLDLSLEFPPSDWPDSQAAALASGGTCRLQDMLKYAFGGELFDRQSLDCPFCGVRCTARVRRSLWRLPSEYLVVHIKRFAWDPRHEEMRRVDTRLKVTQELNMSPYCRFSEHASVKNAVFKLEGVVSQLGTAYSGHYTALAVTGGDRWTYFSDDYVSACEFSPDPRGVYLLVFRRVISLEAGSELANLSHASSLSVRPRDFSRPRRGAGEGGAPGLAAVRPRLSQAQVGRGDSYDARRRRSSSSLESARARHALAASWDAAGPSDGRRLREVLWASAREREGTCGANERRETETREGGDRVREEESARLSLPSRSGRLSKRWSRRASEAEIAYSSSGSPSDSDGLRRRAAGLRHRLTLRWRRERATEEPKREEAFPSDRHPFTDLELGEVGERLSHVSLHLSGGESLSGRALSHAMDAHLSRNGGFCISQGECVNPLHLKVVHASSRSLSDFSDQTTAAAEPAASPFALFPAQSPLNCTASHRLDSSSPAPEGSCSRGGAPSSGDERGSASASTGTSFSSSTASSPSSSPSSARHWLHAKTASDKLAASSQLFRRSCGVLASLAAAKSGAGGRGETCDPGRGPAHSRPVSSPPAAVSAGASGAPGPDGPRGDGARSAVQAQKAKEKGDGTPRFAFYSGRRVRAGRTEDASSASRGGERNNPSTAESEDEDAVEGTSFPSLWRARERGKEPPRRGAASEDARLRAEPETWARQRKTPRKSSARPAGVQDLMSRPTLLTGMRRIARRSNSSGRSGGLSSAQGALKRGDTRDGSGRGDREAEPAEHLTGAKGRGDSIFASELGGASSPLALYPSASSSLGSLTGQYSGAACALARRSLSSLLRGSSSGSPSPFSTSGVVTSSPAASAAAGDRGVAGDVYGQHPGQGEDGDGASEEKRATSQAARRADGDAARKSRSRGPLAALRSAAAVASGAFSRAKAKDEETGRGEAPTKQKCKAKKREGDETAAACQEINGERGGSRMLEGAGRLGEGKEESGHKWDRGRHERNTVENAPLTTLEAPNTGRGGVASAPREPLPVCSRSEGPPGGRAAATTDATSKTASSSHASGAQLATATTAVAETPAREVVVPALCQLSEKSLSPPRITLVTPPVSPQASCPISSVPSPPSPLLEASLARRGSAASTASSPTGAPSACAHCDQSGSGRCPASSACSSCVPGAVSAGVAAPLAPSCLGLVGPLVSLAEKTPGVAREASAGRKREKRREATEAGDTVSRLSSVSLKNASTPVFPICSMPRSRRASVTNASASTASSAAATSVSENPAGPQASVPAFSLDTQADAFSPSTCPHRRTFSPTPRLFQKDASFASPNVSARTSGPSAESTGQFARIGEGRGHCTHRREEKRRNARETSLWSARAVSGLSSFAGVAGESQDGTGREAEQEARENDDTHESEWVGREREEKGLQGDARRRAGRRQEDWKGPEGRDVACARCDEIDASGFWRCSPQSRSPTDSLLHGERRSVSRREATRLLTTDSSGASSSSVSSFGAFPRGSPGRASDWAAAPAGEAEGASGWRLASGSEADALVDREESRQGESEFSCSPMHRRSNSYGALASRLALAEDDLRAEEIRLDERIKALQTSSDPESYLSLFGDRETEKGQCTEAGAATVSDAGRGAASEARLPFSCVARGREDAAASRLSTEGRGFQAEFSHGPSSGETDPVCTRVQGKKKCDQRRRERERAFSRTSVEREDAREGRSLAIGVGEETAETARETTPNLQARDSPLCLGYELGDDRACLEAADEDAEKETARPTAREHDEGEDPKGPERKTREGQNVDREAGSLGEMSSVALLAEERKTILRVPEARLQASVPQPCGEESRVLAGESCPFQEPAGIVESPSVSSSGFCVSPRPPPPHLYFGAASFASAAPLEQRSLRPAEEKGVKETVRSAIDARPSPLLASPFLGAGRLVSTGKKGDTATWGGGEERRRGDSEGNGDRGGKKVSKGTAGAVGVREEPADADDATPRKEGHACEKEHTLEATRSKNEEDACPISLLSSLQRRKEAWDAAPAGDGAGALVSKHGHEENGRERDATTDGQQREDAKEAERGVGPREREEPKNFGGVYAGDVERPGCGSGTVRKSRDTAEKGERLSGRQRPGENTDASLRYRRSSLLLSQAETRREKDWSPRVVPLPVASLAPAPDLCLPLVRSSSNLDASSLSSFSPSSSSFPRRGRVLFPVELGEESDRQPPKSSCSFSRHPDSRLTARVSHSLPSSIAASSLPPEPCPRTPPERVLNACVCPLSLHEAAEATRDRDAHAVGLQAGVEAERKRDGESSKLSCAASHSQRAFKEENERQTGSSVASSSIAALSGERTPGVRGEEERTARAATAEKLRGGFPVFLVRYDDGDKEQPEVRGAERDGASGRRGGFRNASVRHGGRRESAKSGG, from the exons ATGTTCTCCGCGGTGCGCCATCCGGGCCACGCCTCTCGcacgtcttctcgcccctctggccgtcgctcgctctcgcgttcgtcttcgtcgactACGCCCTCGGTTTCGgtcccccttcctctttcgcctgcaggcgcagcTAGACGCGCCGTCGTCGGCCTCAGGAACTTCGGCAACACGTGCTACTGTAACGCCCCTCTGCAGGTGCTATTCTCTTGTCGGCAGTTCTGCGAGTacttcctcgcgcgtctgAATCCTCGGAAAGATGTCAATCCCTTCTCGCCCTACAGAGGCCGCCTGGTCGAGGCGTGGgtctcgctgctgcgccaGATTTACGGCAGTGGCTGTGGGGACTCCGACGGCGACAGCTCGGACGACCTCAGAAGTCGCCCCGAAGCTGGACACGAGCGGCGCTCTGGGCTCCGCTGTTCGCGCTACAGGcaaggcgcctctctggtgAGTCACCGAGGATCCGCGCAGGCCGACACTTTCGCTCGGACCGACTCTGGCAGCCGAGCAGCAAGTAGGCCCCGGGGGGCGTTGCTGGGCGGCGAGGGCCCTGCCTCGTCAGCGCTCGCGGGAGGTGCGAgtcgcagctgtctccggctcCTGGAGCTCCTGCGCCGCCAGCACGCGCAGTTCGCGGAGTTCCAACAGTGCGACGCCCACGAGTTTCTCCGCACGCTTCTGGACGGTCTGTCGGCCGAGTGTAACCGGGCGGCCTGGAAGGCCGGcggggcgcatgcatctgctgCGGGGCGAGACAGGCCCTCTGCAGCCGTGCACCTCGCAGACTCCCTCGAAGACATCAAGGGCGAAGACCCGGCGCGAACGAGCGAGCGATTCTGGGCCGTCAACTTGGCACGCGAAAGCTCGGTGGTCACAGACCTCTTTGCCGGCCAGCTGGTGACTCGGATCGAGTGCGAGGAATGCAAGCAAAAGCGACACCGCttcgacgcgtttctcgaCCTCTCTCTCGAATTCCCGCCCAGCGACTGGCCCGACTCACAGGCCgctgcgctcgcctccgGCGGCACCTGCCGACTGCAGGACATGCTCAAGTATGCATTCGGCGGAGAGTTGTTT GATCGACAGTCCCTCGACTGTCCCTTTTGTGGGGTGCGCTGCACGGCGCGTGTCCGCCGCTCACTCTGGCGCCTGCCCTCGGAGTATCTGGTTGTCCACATCAAGCGTTTCGCGTGGGATCCGCGTCACGAGGAAATGCGGCGAGTCGACACGCGTCTCAAGGTGACGCAGGAGCTGAACATGTCGCCATACTGCCGATTTTCCG AGCATGCATCGGTGAAAAATGCGGTGTTCAAACTCGAGGGCGTCGTCTCGCAACTTGGCACTGCATACAGCGGCCACTACACAGC CCTGGCCGTCACGGGAGGGGACAGGTGGACTTACTTCAGCGACGACTACGTGAGCGCTTGCGAATTTTCTCCGGACCCTCGCGGCGTCTATCTGCTTGTCTTTCGTCGGGTTATCAGTCTTGAAGCAG GCTCGGAGCTGGCGAATCTTTCGCATGCCTCATCGCTTTCTGTGCGGCCTCGCGACttttcgcggcctcgccgggGTGCCGGGGAGGGCGGCGCACCTGGACTGGCGGCGGTCCGTCCACGTTTGTCTCAGGCACAGGTGGGCAGAGGGGACAGCTACGACGCcagacggcgacggagcTCGAGCAGCCTCGAGAGCGCCCGCGCGCGCCAtgctctcgccgcttcctggGACGCAGCCGGCCCCTCAGACGGCCGAAGGCTGCGAGAAGTTCTCTgggcaagcgcgagagagcgcgaggggACTTGCGGGGCGAAcgagcggcgagagacagagacacgagaaggcggagaccgggtccgcgaagaggaaagcgctCGGCTGTCGCTCCCGTCTCGGAGCGGCCGCCTTTCGAAAAGGTGGTCTCgacgcgcgagcgaggccgaAATCGCGTATTCGTCTTCCGGCTCGCCGTCCGACAGCGACGGACTTCGGCGACGAGCAGCCGGACTCCGGCACAGGTTGACGCTGcggtggagacgcgaaagagcgacagaggagcCGAAGCGGGAAGAAGCCTTCCCGAGCGATCGCCACCCCTTTACAGATCTCGAGTTGGGCGAAGTCGGAGAGCGCCTCTCCcacgtgtctctccacctttcAGGTGGAGAGTCTCTTTCTGGGAGGGCCTTGTCTCACGCCATGGATGCACACCTCTCCCGGAATGGCGGCTTTTGCATTTCCCAGGGAGAGTGCGTGAATCCGCTCCACTTGAAGGTCGTTCACGCGTCCTCGCGGTCCCTTTCTGACTTCTCCGACCAAACCACGGCTGCCGCCGAAcctgcggcctcgcccttcgcGCTGTTCCCCGCGCAGTCGCCGCTCAACTGCACGGCGTCGCACCGCCTGGATTCCTCCTCTCCGGCTCCAGAAGGCAGTTGCAGCCGCGGAggtgcgccttcctcgggcGACGAACGCGGGTCTGCCTCGGCGAGCACCGGCACGTCGTTCTCATCTTCAACTGCGTCGTcaccgtcgtcttcgccttcctccgcgcGGCACTGGCTTCACGCGAAGACCGCTTCAGACAaactcgccgcttcctcgcagCTCTTTCGGCGCAGTTGCGGGGTGCTGGCGTCCCTGGCAGCTGCGAAAAGCGGCGCGGGCGGGCGCGGGGAAACCTGTGACCCGGGGAGGGGTCCAGCCCACTCccggcctgtctcctcgccgcccgcgGCGGTCTCCGCAGGCGCCAGTGGGGCGCCGGGGCCGGACGGCccacgaggcgacggcgcgagaagTGCTGTccaggcgcagaaggcgaaagagaagggggacGGCACGCCGAGATTTGCCTTTTATTCGGGGCGACGCGTGCGAGCCGGCCGCACCGAggacgcgtcttccgccagtcggggcggagagagaaacaaccCGAGCACagcggaaagcgaggacgaagacgcggtgGAGGGCacctcgtttccctctctttggAGAGCTCGAGAGCGCGGGAAAGAGCCACcccggcgaggcgcggcttCTGAGGACGCGCGCCTCCGAGCGGAGCCGGAGACTTGGGCAAGGCAGCGGAAAACGCCTCGCAAATCTTCGGCGCGTCCAGCTGGCGTCCAGGACCTCATGAGTCGTCCGACGCTCCTCACCGGCATGCGCCGGATTGCGAGGCGCAGCAACTCTTCCGGGCGGTCTGGCGGCTTGTCGTCTGCGCAGGGGGCGCTGAAGCGCGGCGATACGCGGGACGGAAGCGGccgaggagaccgagaggcAGAGCCCGCAGAGCACCTCACAGGAGCGAAGGGACGAGGGGACAGCATATTCGCTTCCGAGTTGGGCGGCGCTTCGTCCCCACTGGCTCTGTATCCATCCGCAAGTTCCTCTTTGGGATCTCTGACGGGGCAGTACAGCGGAGCGGCGTGCGCCTTGGCGCGGCGGAGCctctcgtcgctgctgcgGGGCAGTAGCTCTggctctccgtcgcctttctcgacTTCGGGCGTCGTGACTTCGTCGCcagcggcgtcggcggcagccggagacagaggcgtgGCTGGAGACGTGTACGGACAGCATCCCggacagggagaagacggagacggcgcttccgaggagaagcgcgcaACAAGCCAAGCGGCTCGGCGGGCCGACGGGGACGCCGCGCGGAAATCGCGGTCGCGGGGGCCTCTCGCGGCTCTACGGTCGGCTgcggccgtcgcctcgggggccttctcgcgggcgaaggcgaaggacgaagagacagggcggggcgaggcgcccACCAAGCAGAAGTGtaaggcgaagaagagagagggagacgagacagctgCGGCTTGCCAGGAAATCAACGGCGAACGCGGGGGCAGCCGGATGCTCGAGGGCGCGGGCCGCCTGGGTGAAGGtaaggaagaaagcgggcACAAGTGGGACAGAGGGAGgcacgagagaaacacggTTGAAAATGCGCCTCTCACAACTCTAGAAGCGCCAAACACAGGCAGGGGCGGGGTCGCCTCGGCCCCCCGCGAACCCTTGCCCGTCTGTTCCCGGTCGGAAGGTCCACCAGGAGGCCGGGCTGCCGCGACTACGGATGCCACGTCGAAGACGGCCTCTTCGTCCCACGCAAGTGGAGCCCAACTGGCGACCGCGACGACCGCGGtcgcagagacacctgccCGCGAGGTCGTGGTCCCGGCGCTGTGCCAGCTGTCGGAGAagtccctgtctccgccgcgcaTCACCCTCGTCACGccgcctgtgtctccgcaggcCTCGTGTCCGATCTCGAGTGtgccgtcgccgccctcgccgttGCTCGAAGCTTCGCTTGCGCGTCGCGGGTCGGCGGCGTCCACAGCCTCTTCGCCCACGGGGGCTCCATCAGCCTGCGCCCACTGCGACCAAAGCGGTTCCGGGCGGTgtccagcttcttccgcgtgtTCGTCCTGCGTTCCGGGAGCGGTTTCGGcgggcgtcgccgctcctctcgccccCTCTTGTCTGGGGCTGGTGGGGCCGCTCGTCTCTTTGGCCGAGAAAACTCCGGGGGTGGCTCGAGAGGCGAGtgcagggagaaagagggagaagcggcgagaagcgactgaggcgggagacaccgtctctcgcctctcttccgtttcgctgAAAAATGCCTCGACTCCAGTGTTTCCCATCTGCTCGATGCCGCGCAGTCGACGCGCGTCTGTCACGAACGCGAGTGCGAGCACGGCGAGCAGCGCCGCGGCGACTTCGGTTTCGGAAAACCCCGCGGGGCCGCAGGCGTCCGttcccgccttttctctcgacaCACAGGCTgacgcgttctcgccgtctACGTGTCCGCACCGCCGCACGttctcgccgacgccgcgtCTTTTTCAGAAAGATGCGTCTTTCGCATCGCCAAACGTGTCCGCGCGGACATCTGGACCCTCCGCGGAGTCGACGGGGCAGTTCGCGAGGATTGGGGAGGGACGCGGCCActgcacacacagacgagaagagaaaagaaggaatgCGCGAGAGACCAGTCTCTGGAGCGCTCGTGCTGTGTCAGGTTTGTCTTCGTTCGCAGGTGTCGCGGGAGAGTCACAAGACGGGAcagggcgagaagcggagcAGGAAGCCCGCGAGAACGACGACACACACGAGAGCGAGTGGgtcggaagagaaagggaagagaaaggttTGCAAGGGGACGCGCGCCGACGGGccgggagaaggcaggaggACTGGAAGGGGCCGGAAGGCCGGGATGTCGCGTGCGCGCGGTGTGACGAGATCGACGCGTCGGGCTTCTGGCGGTGCTCTCCGCAGTCGCGGTCTCCCACAGATTCACTTCTCCacggagagcggcgaagcgtGTCGAGGCGCGAGGCCACCAGGCTCCTCACAACGGACAGCTCAggcgcttcgtcttcttcggtttcGTCCTTCGGCGCTTTTCCTCGCGGATCCCCGGGGCGTGCTTCCGACTGggcagcggcgccggcgggagaggcggaaggggcTTCAGGGTGGCGCCTGGCCTCAGGCAGTGAGGCAGACGCTTTGGTAGATCGAGAAGAATCTCGccagggagaaagcgagttTTCCTGCTCGCCGATGCACCGACGGAGCAACAGCTACGGCGCCTtggcttcgcgcctcgcacTCGCGGAGGACGACCTCCGGGCAGAGGAAATCCGCCTGGATGAGCGAATCAAGGCCCTACAAACCAGCAGCGACCCTGAGAGctatctgtctctctttggagacagagagacggaaaagggacAGTGCACTGAAGCTGGAGCCGCGACCGTTTCGGACGCAGGGCGCGGGGCGGCTTCCGAggctcgtcttcctttctcgtgtGTCGCTCGGGGCCGTGAAGACGCCgcggcttcgcgcctctcaaCGGAAGGAAGGGGTTTTCAGGCTGAGTTCTCTCACGGGCCTTCTTCTGGCGAAACTGACCCAGTCTGCACTCGCGTCCAAGGCAAGAAGAAGTGcgaccagagaagaagagagagagagcgcgcttTTTCGAGGACCAGCgtcgagcgagaagacgcgagggaaggGCGGTCGCTCGCGATAGGCgtgggagaagagacagcagagacagcacgcGAGACAACCCCGAATCTGCAGGCACGAGACAGTCCGTTGTGTCTCGGATATGAGCTGGGCGACGATCGTGCGTGCCTCGAGGCAGCGGACGAGGatgcggaaaaagaaaccgcGCGGCCTACAGCGCGGGAACatgacgagggagaagacccGAAAGgaccggagaggaagacgagggagggaCAGAACGTTGACCGCGAGGCGGGGAGCTTAGGAGAGATGTCGTCTGTCGCCTTAttggcggaagagagaaagacgatTTTGCGAGTTCCGGAAGCTCGCCTGCAGGCTTCCGTTCCACAGCCGTGCGGGGAGGAGTCACGTGTCCTCGCGGGGGAGTCGTGTCCTTTTCAGGAGCCTGCCGGAATCGTAGAATCCCCCTCAGTCTCGTCCTCAGGGTTCTGCGTGTCGCCGcgccctccgcctcctcaCCTGTATTTTGGCGcggcttccttcgcttcggcGGCACCGCTCGAACAAAGGAGTCTCCGCcccgcggaagaaaaaggggtGAAAGAGACAGTCAGAAGCGCGATTGACGCTCGTCCCAGTCCCCTGCTGGCGTCGCCATTCCTGGGCGCAGGGCGGTTGGTGAGCAccggaaagaagggagacacggcCACGTGgggcggcggagaagagaggcgccgaggagactccgagggaaacggagacagagggggaaaaAAGGTTTCAAAGGGAACGGCAGGAGCCGTGGGGGTTCGAGAAGAGCCTGCGGATGCAGACGACGCAACCCCAAGGAAGGAGGGACACGCCTGCGAGAAGGAGCACACGTTGGAAGCAACGCGAAGcaagaacgaggaagacgcgtgTCCAATTTCGCTCCTGTCCTCGTTGCagcggaggaaagaagccTGGGACGCGGCCCCAGCGGGGGACGGGGCCGGAGCGCTCGTCTCAAAGCACGGCCatgaagaaaacggaagagagagagacgcgacgacCGACgggcaacagagagaagacgcaaaggaagcagagcgaGGCGTTGGTCctcgagagagggaagaaccgAAGAACTTTGGGGGGGTTTACGCGGGCGACGTCGAACGGCCAGGTTGCGGCAGCGGGACCGTGCGCAAGAGCCGAGATacggcagagaaaggagagagactaTCTGGAAGACAGAGACCAGGAGAGAACACAGATGCATCTTTACGTTACCGAAGAAGTAGTCTGCTTCTGTCTCAGGCAGAAACACGCCGCGAGAAAGACTGGAGTCCGCGCGTGGTTCCTCTCCCGGTCGCTTCGCTCGCCCCGGCACCTGATTTGTGTCTCCCGCTCGTCCGTTCGTCCTCGAATCTCGACGcatcctctctttcgtctttctcgccgtcctcgtcgtcgtttcctcgtcgtGGGCGTGTCCTATTTCCAGTGGAActtggagaagagagcgacaggcaGCCACCCAAAAGCAgctgttccttctcgagGCATCCCGATTCGCGGCTGacggcgcgcgtctcccaCTCGCTCCCCTCTTCTATTGCTGCGTCTTCACTCCCGCCGGAACCCTGCCCACGGACGCCGCCCGAGAGGGTACTCaacgcgtgtgtgtgtccactgtctctgcacgaggcggcagaagcgacgagagacagggacgcgcatgcagttggcCTCCAAGCAGGCGTGGAAGccgagcgaaagagagatggGGAATCCAGCAAACTGTCCTGCGCTGCCTCGCATTCGCAACGCGCTTtcaaggaagaaaacgaacggcAGACAGGC TCGTCTgttgcgtcttcctcgatcGCTGCCTTATCAGGGGAGCGGACACCGGGGGtcagaggcgaggaagagaggacggcgcggGCCGCTACagccgagaagctgcgcg GCGGGTTTCCGGTCTTTCTCGTCCGGTACGATGATGGAGACAAAGAGCAGCCCGAAgtgagaggcgcagaaagggACGGGGCCTCAGGACGGCGCGGAGGTTTTCGCAACGCCTCTGTTCGGCACGgggggcggcgcgagagcgcgaaaaGCGGAGGCTGA
- a CDS encoding putative DnaJ domain-containing protein, which produces MGKAQPSPYEILGVAPNASRAEIRAAFFRAARVCHPDKQQQLQRRSEQDGCPLLCEADAQSSKPDPKSAVSDGWSADGRLPSLSPDSVGDPSGIQRRKDDRADAHVVSEETENAPRSQRLEQLGRKTDGLPVENTLSSKGAASRDFVTLKQAFDALQLTETRQEVDQALLRRELAHATRVRFSDLQWLDEDLCFFACRCGEDIPLDACDLETRRCARRKSKTSPRGPSSASSGAEESGLSTSRDGGSARSAPVLPCVAGGANRLSTERPATGGEGEESANFDEKAQRKRREDGETGRDENGGGKREGKRENGAGVEDEVLIEVSCESCSLTICVVDA; this is translated from the exons ATGGGTAAGGCACAGCCATCCCCGTACGAAATTCTCGGCGTGGCTCCGAACGCCTCTCGGGCAGAAATCCGCGCTGCGTTCTTTCGGgccgcgcgtgtgtgtcatCCCGATAAACAGCAGCAGCTCCAGAGACGGAGTGAACAGGACGGCTGCCCATTGCTGTGTGAAGCCGACGCCCAAAGTTCCAAACCAGATCCAAAAAGCGCCGTCTCGGATGGTTGGTCGGCCGATGGCAGGTTGCCATCACTTTCCCCAGATAGCGTAGGCGACCCTTCGGGAATTCAGAGACGCAAGGACGACAGGGCCGATGCCCACGTCGTatccgaggagacagagaatgCACCTCGGTCACAGAGACTTGAACAGCTAGGGAGGAAAACCGACGGGCTGCCAGTCGAGAACACCTTGAGTTCGAAAGGGGCTGCATCTCGGGACTTCGTTACTCTAAAGCAGGCATTTGACGCGCTGCAACTGACCGAGACGCGCCAGGAGGTCGACCAAGCCCTTCTTC GGAGAGAGCTCGCGCATGCCACTCGCGTCCGTTTTTCCGACCTCCAGTGGCTCGACGAAGacctctgtttttttgctTGTCGATGCGGCGAGGATATTCCCCTCGACGCTTGCGACTTGGAAACCAGAAGATGCGcgcggagaaaaagcaagaCCTCTCCACGTGGgccctcttctgcctcgtctggGGCTGAAGAGTCGGGGCTGTCGACGTCTCGTGACGGAGGAAGTGCACGGAGTGCCCCTGTCCTTCCATGCGTGGCGGGAGGAGCGAATAGGCTTTCTACAGAGAGGCCGGCCACGGGcggtgaaggagaagaaagtgcGAACTTTGACGAGAAAGcacagcgaaagagacgagaggacggagagacagggcgtGATGAGAATGgcgggggaaaacgggagggaaaaagggagaacggAGCTGGGGTGGAGGATGAGGTGCTAATCGAAGTTTCTTGTGAAAGCTGCTCGCTAACAATCTGCGTAGTCGATGCTTAG